In Rattus norvegicus strain BN/NHsdMcwi chromosome 1, GRCr8, whole genome shotgun sequence, a genomic segment contains:
- the Igflr1 gene encoding IGF-like family receptor 1: MCCRNSVGGSGHSPQVAGSAEMGPSWLLWTVVVTVLLLTRAAPLEASRFCGHLEFWNSNKRCCSSCLQRFGPPACPDYEFAENCGLNDFGDTVAHPFKECSPGYCNPNGTELCSQCNSGATAPTHMESPRRTHKHCRKPIPPKEVCPLKPEEAGVSSSPGRWSLRQTTQNEVSSRRAFVPPSVLPLAVLPLFLVLLLILAVVLLSLFKRKVRSHPCSSLAGPQYPSTSVHWPCPGSLEGLGSGNRGKTSLLQLSSWEFQSLASQPLSRLLDELEVLEELIMLLDPEPGPSGSMAYGTTRHLAARYGLPATWSTFVYSLRPNRSPLRALIEMVVAREPSATLGQLGMYLAQLGRTDALQVLSKLG, translated from the exons ATGTGCTGCAGAAACAGTGTGGGTGGAAGTGGTCACAGCCCTCAAGTCGCAGGCTCTGCTGAGATGGGGCCCAGCTGGCTTCTCTGGACAGTGGTGGTAACAGTGCTGCTTCTGACTCGGGCTGCTCCACTGGAAGCCTCCCGGTTCTGTGGCCACCTTGAGTTCTGGAACTCTAACAAGAGGTGCTGCAGCAGCTGCCTGCAACGCTTTGGGCCTCCTGCATGTCCTG ATTACGAGTTTGCGGAGAACTGCGGGCTCAATGACTTCGGCGATACTGTAGCACATCCTTTCAAAGAGTGTTCCCCTGGGTATTGCAACCCCAATGGCACAGAGCTGTGTAGCCAGTGTAACAGCGGAGCCACAGCACCCACTCACATGGAGAGCCCCAGAAGAACCCACAAGCATTGTAGAAAG CCCATCCCTCCCAAGGAGGTCTGTCCTCTTAAACCTGAAGAAGCAGGCGTCTCTAGCTCACCAGGGAGGTGGAGCCTCAGGCAGACCACCCAGAATGAGGTCTCCAGCAGACGGGCTTTTGTCCCACCGTCAGTGCTGCCCCTGGCAGTGTTGCCATTGTTCCTGGTGCTGCTTCTGATACTGGCAGTGGTCTTGCTCTCTTTGTTCAAGAGGAAAGTCCGTTCCCATCCTTGTTCCAGTTTGGCTGGACCCCAGTACCCCAGTACCTCTGTACACTGGCCCTGCCCAGGTTCTCTGGAGGGATTGGGAAGTGGAAACAGAGGGAAGACATCTCTGCTGCAGCTCTCAAGCTGGG AGTTTCAGAGTCTGGCCTCTCAGCCCCTCTCTCGCCTGCTGGATGAGTTGGAAGTTCTGGAGGAGCTGATTATGCTACTGGACCCTGAGCCTGGGCCTAGCGGGAGCATGGCTTATGGTACCACACGACACTTAGCTGCAAGATATGGGCTGCCTGCCACCTGGTCTACCTTCGTCTACTCACTGAGGCCCAACCGTTCACCCCTCAGGGCGCTGATTGAGATGGTGGTGGCAAGGGAGCCATCTGCTACTCTGGGCCAACTTGGCATGTACCTGGCCCAGCTCGGTCGCACAGATGCACTGCAGGTGCTGTCCAAACTTGGCTGA
- the Igflr1 gene encoding IGF-like family receptor 1 isoform X1, translating to MCCRNSVGGSGHSPQVAGSAEMGPSWLLWTVVVTVLLLTRAAPLEASRFCGHLEFWNSNKRCCSSCLQRFGPPACPADYEFAENCGLNDFGDTVAHPFKECSPGYCNPNGTELCSQCNSGATAPTHMESPRRTHKHCRKKPIPPKEVCPLKPEEAGVSSSPGRWSLRQTTQNEVSSRRAFVPPSVLPLAVLPLFLVLLLILAVVLLSLFKRKVRSHPCSSLAGPQYPSTSVHWPCPGSLEGLGSGNRGKTSLLQLSSWEFQSLASQPLSRLLDELEVLEELIMLLDPEPGPSGSMAYGTTRHLAARYGLPATWSTFVYSLRPNRSPLRALIEMVVAREPSATLGQLGMYLAQLGRTDALQVLSKLG from the exons ATGTGCTGCAGAAACAGTGTGGGTGGAAGTGGTCACAGCCCTCAAGTCGCAGGCTCTGCTGAGATGGGGCCCAGCTGGCTTCTCTGGACAGTGGTGGTAACAGTGCTGCTTCTGACTCGGGCTGCTCCACTGGAAGCCTCCCGGTTCTGTGGCCACCTTGAGTTCTGGAACTCTAACAAGAGGTGCTGCAGCAGCTGCCTGCAACGCTTTGGGCCTCCTGCATGTCCTG CAGATTACGAGTTTGCGGAGAACTGCGGGCTCAATGACTTCGGCGATACTGTAGCACATCCTTTCAAAGAGTGTTCCCCTGGGTATTGCAACCCCAATGGCACAGAGCTGTGTAGCCAGTGTAACAGCGGAGCCACAGCACCCACTCACATGGAGAGCCCCAGAAGAACCCACAAGCATTGTAGAAAG AAGCCCATCCCTCCCAAGGAGGTCTGTCCTCTTAAACCTGAAGAAGCAGGCGTCTCTAGCTCACCAGGGAGGTGGAGCCTCAGGCAGACCACCCAGAATGAGGTCTCCAGCAGACGGGCTTTTGTCCCACCGTCAGTGCTGCCCCTGGCAGTGTTGCCATTGTTCCTGGTGCTGCTTCTGATACTGGCAGTGGTCTTGCTCTCTTTGTTCAAGAGGAAAGTCCGTTCCCATCCTTGTTCCAGTTTGGCTGGACCCCAGTACCCCAGTACCTCTGTACACTGGCCCTGCCCAGGTTCTCTGGAGGGATTGGGAAGTGGAAACAGAGGGAAGACATCTCTGCTGCAGCTCTCAAGCTGGG AGTTTCAGAGTCTGGCCTCTCAGCCCCTCTCTCGCCTGCTGGATGAGTTGGAAGTTCTGGAGGAGCTGATTATGCTACTGGACCCTGAGCCTGGGCCTAGCGGGAGCATGGCTTATGGTACCACACGACACTTAGCTGCAAGATATGGGCTGCCTGCCACCTGGTCTACCTTCGTCTACTCACTGAGGCCCAACCGTTCACCCCTCAGGGCGCTGATTGAGATGGTGGTGGCAAGGGAGCCATCTGCTACTCTGGGCCAACTTGGCATGTACCTGGCCCAGCTCGGTCGCACAGATGCACTGCAGGTGCTGTCCAAACTTGGCTGA
- the Igflr1 gene encoding IGF-like family receptor 1 isoform X2, with amino-acid sequence MCCRNSVGGSGHSPQVAGSAEMGPSWLLWTVVVTVLLLTRAAPLEASRFCGHLEFWNSNKRCCSSCLQRFGPPACPDYEFAENCGLNDFGDTVAHPFKECSPGYCNPNGTELCSQCNSGATAPTHMESPRRTHKHCRKKPIPPKEVCPLKPEEAGVSSSPGRWSLRQTTQNEVSSRRAFVPPSVLPLAVLPLFLVLLLILAVVLLSLFKRKVRSHPCSSLAGPQYPSTSVHWPCPGSLEGLGSGNRGKTSLLQLSSWEFQSLASQPLSRLLDELEVLEELIMLLDPEPGPSGSMAYGTTRHLAARYGLPATWSTFVYSLRPNRSPLRALIEMVVAREPSATLGQLGMYLAQLGRTDALQVLSKLG; translated from the exons ATGTGCTGCAGAAACAGTGTGGGTGGAAGTGGTCACAGCCCTCAAGTCGCAGGCTCTGCTGAGATGGGGCCCAGCTGGCTTCTCTGGACAGTGGTGGTAACAGTGCTGCTTCTGACTCGGGCTGCTCCACTGGAAGCCTCCCGGTTCTGTGGCCACCTTGAGTTCTGGAACTCTAACAAGAGGTGCTGCAGCAGCTGCCTGCAACGCTTTGGGCCTCCTGCATGTCCTG ATTACGAGTTTGCGGAGAACTGCGGGCTCAATGACTTCGGCGATACTGTAGCACATCCTTTCAAAGAGTGTTCCCCTGGGTATTGCAACCCCAATGGCACAGAGCTGTGTAGCCAGTGTAACAGCGGAGCCACAGCACCCACTCACATGGAGAGCCCCAGAAGAACCCACAAGCATTGTAGAAAG AAGCCCATCCCTCCCAAGGAGGTCTGTCCTCTTAAACCTGAAGAAGCAGGCGTCTCTAGCTCACCAGGGAGGTGGAGCCTCAGGCAGACCACCCAGAATGAGGTCTCCAGCAGACGGGCTTTTGTCCCACCGTCAGTGCTGCCCCTGGCAGTGTTGCCATTGTTCCTGGTGCTGCTTCTGATACTGGCAGTGGTCTTGCTCTCTTTGTTCAAGAGGAAAGTCCGTTCCCATCCTTGTTCCAGTTTGGCTGGACCCCAGTACCCCAGTACCTCTGTACACTGGCCCTGCCCAGGTTCTCTGGAGGGATTGGGAAGTGGAAACAGAGGGAAGACATCTCTGCTGCAGCTCTCAAGCTGGG AGTTTCAGAGTCTGGCCTCTCAGCCCCTCTCTCGCCTGCTGGATGAGTTGGAAGTTCTGGAGGAGCTGATTATGCTACTGGACCCTGAGCCTGGGCCTAGCGGGAGCATGGCTTATGGTACCACACGACACTTAGCTGCAAGATATGGGCTGCCTGCCACCTGGTCTACCTTCGTCTACTCACTGAGGCCCAACCGTTCACCCCTCAGGGCGCTGATTGAGATGGTGGTGGCAAGGGAGCCATCTGCTACTCTGGGCCAACTTGGCATGTACCTGGCCCAGCTCGGTCGCACAGATGCACTGCAGGTGCTGTCCAAACTTGGCTGA
- the Igflr1 gene encoding IGF-like family receptor 1 isoform X3 yields MGPSWLLWTVVVTVLLLTRAAPLEASRFCGHLEFWNSNKRCCSSCLQRFGPPACPADYEFAENCGLNDFGDTVAHPFKECSPGYCNPNGTELCSQCNSGATAPTHMESPRRTHKHCRKKPIPPKEVCPLKPEEAGVSSSPGRWSLRQTTQNEVSSRRAFVPPSVLPLAVLPLFLVLLLILAVVLLSLFKRKVRSHPCSSLAGPQYPSTSVHWPCPGSLEGLGSGNRGKTSLLQLSSWEFQSLASQPLSRLLDELEVLEELIMLLDPEPGPSGSMAYGTTRHLAARYGLPATWSTFVYSLRPNRSPLRALIEMVVAREPSATLGQLGMYLAQLGRTDALQVLSKLG; encoded by the exons ATGGGGCCCAGCTGGCTTCTCTGGACAGTGGTGGTAACAGTGCTGCTTCTGACTCGGGCTGCTCCACTGGAAGCCTCCCGGTTCTGTGGCCACCTTGAGTTCTGGAACTCTAACAAGAGGTGCTGCAGCAGCTGCCTGCAACGCTTTGGGCCTCCTGCATGTCCTG CAGATTACGAGTTTGCGGAGAACTGCGGGCTCAATGACTTCGGCGATACTGTAGCACATCCTTTCAAAGAGTGTTCCCCTGGGTATTGCAACCCCAATGGCACAGAGCTGTGTAGCCAGTGTAACAGCGGAGCCACAGCACCCACTCACATGGAGAGCCCCAGAAGAACCCACAAGCATTGTAGAAAG AAGCCCATCCCTCCCAAGGAGGTCTGTCCTCTTAAACCTGAAGAAGCAGGCGTCTCTAGCTCACCAGGGAGGTGGAGCCTCAGGCAGACCACCCAGAATGAGGTCTCCAGCAGACGGGCTTTTGTCCCACCGTCAGTGCTGCCCCTGGCAGTGTTGCCATTGTTCCTGGTGCTGCTTCTGATACTGGCAGTGGTCTTGCTCTCTTTGTTCAAGAGGAAAGTCCGTTCCCATCCTTGTTCCAGTTTGGCTGGACCCCAGTACCCCAGTACCTCTGTACACTGGCCCTGCCCAGGTTCTCTGGAGGGATTGGGAAGTGGAAACAGAGGGAAGACATCTCTGCTGCAGCTCTCAAGCTGGG AGTTTCAGAGTCTGGCCTCTCAGCCCCTCTCTCGCCTGCTGGATGAGTTGGAAGTTCTGGAGGAGCTGATTATGCTACTGGACCCTGAGCCTGGGCCTAGCGGGAGCATGGCTTATGGTACCACACGACACTTAGCTGCAAGATATGGGCTGCCTGCCACCTGGTCTACCTTCGTCTACTCACTGAGGCCCAACCGTTCACCCCTCAGGGCGCTGATTGAGATGGTGGTGGCAAGGGAGCCATCTGCTACTCTGGGCCAACTTGGCATGTACCTGGCCCAGCTCGGTCGCACAGATGCACTGCAGGTGCTGTCCAAACTTGGCTGA
- the Igflr1 gene encoding IGF-like family receptor 1 isoform X4 — protein sequence MGPSWLLWTVVVTVLLLTRAAPLEASRFCGHLEFWNSNKRCCSSCLQRFGPPACPDYEFAENCGLNDFGDTVAHPFKECSPGYCNPNGTELCSQCNSGATAPTHMESPRRTHKHCRKKPIPPKEVCPLKPEEAGVSSSPGRWSLRQTTQNEVSSRRAFVPPSVLPLAVLPLFLVLLLILAVVLLSLFKRKVRSHPCSSLAGPQYPSTSVHWPCPGSLEGLGSGNRGKTSLLQLSSWEFQSLASQPLSRLLDELEVLEELIMLLDPEPGPSGSMAYGTTRHLAARYGLPATWSTFVYSLRPNRSPLRALIEMVVAREPSATLGQLGMYLAQLGRTDALQVLSKLG from the exons ATGGGGCCCAGCTGGCTTCTCTGGACAGTGGTGGTAACAGTGCTGCTTCTGACTCGGGCTGCTCCACTGGAAGCCTCCCGGTTCTGTGGCCACCTTGAGTTCTGGAACTCTAACAAGAGGTGCTGCAGCAGCTGCCTGCAACGCTTTGGGCCTCCTGCATGTCCTG ATTACGAGTTTGCGGAGAACTGCGGGCTCAATGACTTCGGCGATACTGTAGCACATCCTTTCAAAGAGTGTTCCCCTGGGTATTGCAACCCCAATGGCACAGAGCTGTGTAGCCAGTGTAACAGCGGAGCCACAGCACCCACTCACATGGAGAGCCCCAGAAGAACCCACAAGCATTGTAGAAAG AAGCCCATCCCTCCCAAGGAGGTCTGTCCTCTTAAACCTGAAGAAGCAGGCGTCTCTAGCTCACCAGGGAGGTGGAGCCTCAGGCAGACCACCCAGAATGAGGTCTCCAGCAGACGGGCTTTTGTCCCACCGTCAGTGCTGCCCCTGGCAGTGTTGCCATTGTTCCTGGTGCTGCTTCTGATACTGGCAGTGGTCTTGCTCTCTTTGTTCAAGAGGAAAGTCCGTTCCCATCCTTGTTCCAGTTTGGCTGGACCCCAGTACCCCAGTACCTCTGTACACTGGCCCTGCCCAGGTTCTCTGGAGGGATTGGGAAGTGGAAACAGAGGGAAGACATCTCTGCTGCAGCTCTCAAGCTGGG AGTTTCAGAGTCTGGCCTCTCAGCCCCTCTCTCGCCTGCTGGATGAGTTGGAAGTTCTGGAGGAGCTGATTATGCTACTGGACCCTGAGCCTGGGCCTAGCGGGAGCATGGCTTATGGTACCACACGACACTTAGCTGCAAGATATGGGCTGCCTGCCACCTGGTCTACCTTCGTCTACTCACTGAGGCCCAACCGTTCACCCCTCAGGGCGCTGATTGAGATGGTGGTGGCAAGGGAGCCATCTGCTACTCTGGGCCAACTTGGCATGTACCTGGCCCAGCTCGGTCGCACAGATGCACTGCAGGTGCTGTCCAAACTTGGCTGA
- the Igflr1 gene encoding IGF-like family receptor 1 isoform X5 has translation MESPRRTHKHCRKKPIPPKEVCPLKPEEAGVSSSPGRWSLRQTTQNEVSSRRAFVPPSVLPLAVLPLFLVLLLILAVVLLSLFKRKVRSHPCSSLAGPQYPSTSVHWPCPGSLEGLGSGNRGKTSLLQLSSWEFQSLASQPLSRLLDELEVLEELIMLLDPEPGPSGSMAYGTTRHLAARYGLPATWSTFVYSLRPNRSPLRALIEMVVAREPSATLGQLGMYLAQLGRTDALQVLSKLG, from the exons ATGGAGAGCCCCAGAAGAACCCACAAGCATTGTAGAAAG AAGCCCATCCCTCCCAAGGAGGTCTGTCCTCTTAAACCTGAAGAAGCAGGCGTCTCTAGCTCACCAGGGAGGTGGAGCCTCAGGCAGACCACCCAGAATGAGGTCTCCAGCAGACGGGCTTTTGTCCCACCGTCAGTGCTGCCCCTGGCAGTGTTGCCATTGTTCCTGGTGCTGCTTCTGATACTGGCAGTGGTCTTGCTCTCTTTGTTCAAGAGGAAAGTCCGTTCCCATCCTTGTTCCAGTTTGGCTGGACCCCAGTACCCCAGTACCTCTGTACACTGGCCCTGCCCAGGTTCTCTGGAGGGATTGGGAAGTGGAAACAGAGGGAAGACATCTCTGCTGCAGCTCTCAAGCTGGG AGTTTCAGAGTCTGGCCTCTCAGCCCCTCTCTCGCCTGCTGGATGAGTTGGAAGTTCTGGAGGAGCTGATTATGCTACTGGACCCTGAGCCTGGGCCTAGCGGGAGCATGGCTTATGGTACCACACGACACTTAGCTGCAAGATATGGGCTGCCTGCCACCTGGTCTACCTTCGTCTACTCACTGAGGCCCAACCGTTCACCCCTCAGGGCGCTGATTGAGATGGTGGTGGCAAGGGAGCCATCTGCTACTCTGGGCCAACTTGGCATGTACCTGGCCCAGCTCGGTCGCACAGATGCACTGCAGGTGCTGTCCAAACTTGGCTGA